From the genome of Blautia hydrogenotrophica DSM 10507:
CAGTTTGTACTGCCAGTCTGACATAACCCGTTTTAACTCCCGCAGATCAAATGGCTTCAGCGCCCACTTCCGGTTCACAGATCCAGGCACCCGGTCAATATTCATATGCTCAAAGGTAAAGATCATGTTCAGCTCTTTTCTGTCCGGGTCCGTAAACAGCCGCGCCACCTCCGGCGTAGACCCCGGAGCCTCCCCAACGGTCATACAGTCGTACTTTGACAAAACTTCCCGGTTCATCTCTTGAATAAACTCATGCAGTCTAGGTCCGTTGCTGTGATATTTCCCAGTATAGTATTTTCTTCCTTCCTCCTCAGGATAATCTGGAAAATCCTGCTCCTTGGAAATAGACGCAATGACATCCATCCGCCAGCCATCGGCGCCTTTTTCCATCCAGAACTTCATCAGATCGTAAACCTCTTTGCGCACCTTCGGATTTTCCCAATTCAAATCGGGCTGCCTTCTGCTGTAGAAGTGCAGGAAATACTGTCCTCTTTGCTCACTGTACTCCCAGGCACTTCCGCAGAAGCTAGAGCCCCAGTTATTAGGCTCACTTCCATCTGCTTTCGGGTCTTTCCAGATATAATAGTCACTATAGGCATTCTCTCTGGATTTCCGGCTTTCCACAAACCAAACATGCTCATCGGAAGTGTGATTCACCACCAAATCCATTACCACCTTGATGCCGCGCTTATGAGCCTGCGCGATCAGCTCCTCCATATCCTCGTTTGTCCCGAATCCCGCATAAACACTCCGGTAATCTCTGATATCATACCCGTTGTCATCCTGGGGAGAATCAAATACCGGGCTTAACCAAATCACATCGATTCCCAGTTCTTTTAAATAGTCCAGTTTCTCAATAACTCCCGGCAAATCTCCGAATCCATCCCCATTGGAGTCTTTAAAGCTCCGGGGATAAATCTGATAGACAACTGAATTTTTCCACCAATCTTTCATTTTTCTGCTCCTTTTTATATCCTAAGCGATTCCCAGAAGCGACATTAGGATACTAAAAATAATAACTCCAATAATCAATACCGTGATGCTGATACCTTTTTTCTTCAGCAGATAATAGCACAGAAGGGTCAATCCCAACGGCACGATTCCGATAAAAATCTGATCCAGCATGGACTGAAGATTCAGAACAGATTCTCCTTTCATACTCAATTCAAAGGTAGAATGAAACGTCACCATACTCGCCGTCATTCCGCCTACCATAATCAGACCTACAATACTTGCCGCCTTGGTCAAAATGTTCATCAGACCGCTGGCATACACCTTCTGGATGTACTCCGATCCTAGTTTATAGCCTAAAAATGTACCGTAATATTTCACCAGGATAGAAGGCACGTTAAACAGAATTAAGAACACAAGCGGTGCCAGCGGGTTTCCAGCAGTTCCCAGTCCCACTGCAATTCCGGCTGCAATCACTCTTAAAACTCCCCAGAAAATGGAATCGCCGATTCCCGCCAGAGGACCCATGAGACTCGATTTCACTGCATTGATAGAAGCTGCGTCAAAATCCTCCTGCTCACTGTTTTTCTTCTCCATAGAAGCCACAAGTCCCATAATAAAGGTAGAGCAGGTGATGGTTGTGTTGAAATATGACATACTTCTCGCGAGAGCCGCTTTTTTGCCCTCCTCGTCCTTTTTATAAAATTTGTTGATAAACGGCATCAGAGAGTAGCAGAAACCGGAAGCTCCCTGTTTTGCCGGGCTGACTGCCGCATACAGTGTAAAAGAACGCCAGAACGCCTTGCGCAGCATTTTTCTTTCCTCTGCCGGAATAGATTTCGTCAAATTACTCATGAGAAAAATTCCTCCTCTTCTTCATCCAGTTCATAGGTTTCCACCGTCCCGGAAGCTGCCGGCAAGGCAGCCCGCTGAGACGCCAGCTGATTCATCCGGTAATCACTCATTCCAATTGATATGGCAATAATCACGCCAAGTACTGCCAGCGCGATCAACGGCAGATTTAAGTATGCTGCCAGGACAAAGCCCAGGAAGTAAAACATGCAGATCTTTTTGTCCCAGAGCATTTTCATCAGCATCGCCATTCCTACCGCTGGAAGCAGTCCGCCGCAGACGGTCAGTCCGTTCATTACGACCTCCGGAATCGCCTCCAACAGCGCGCTCACTGCATCAGACCCGAAGAGGATTCCCAGAAAGGCCACCAGAGAATACAGCGCCCAGTTTACCGTCCAAAGTCCATAATGTAAAAATATAATCTGTCTCTCTTTTCCTTCTGCCGCCAGACGGTCAAAGGTCTTGGCAAACATTCCTACAACAAAGATATACAGAACCGTCTTGATCTGAAGTCCCAAAATACCGATAGGAAGCGCCAGCGTCAACGCGACCTCCGACCCTTTGCCCAGCATAATCGCAAAAGCAGCTCCTACGGCTGTGGCGATTCCTGGCTCCGCCGCCGAGGCACCGCCGATATTGACAACGCCCATAAACACTGCTTCCAGGGAAGCTCCGACAACCACACCGGTATGTAAATCTCCCAAAAACAATCCAACCAACGGTCCGATGACGATCGGCCGGTTCAACATCGTAAATCCGATCAGCTCTGCACCGCCCACACAGATAAACACAGCCAGTGCTACAAGAAATGCATTTAACATCTTTCTTCTCCCTTCTCTTAATTCCATTTATCTAGAACATCTTTTACCATTTTCTGCTCATCGTTGGGAACCTGCTGCATACAAGTCTTCGGATTCATCTCCACCAGTTCCCTCAAGCTTTTCACTTCCTCGTCTGTCAGCATGATCGTCGGCGACAGTATCTGTTTTTCTGACACGTCGACACCATCAAAACGTCCGGCATTTCCAATATTCAGGAATTCAATCTCCCCTACCTGTTTCCGAATTTTCAGGGCATCTGTGACCGTCCGCGTCAGTACCAGTATTCGCATAGAAGATGCCTTGGGATTGTTCAGAACTCGAATGGCCTCATCCACCGGCTTTATCAATACTTTGATTCCTGCCGGAACCGCCATTTTCAGCGCCATCTTCTGGGTGTTGTCGCCTGCTGCCGCGTCATTGGCTACCACAATTCCCTGTACTCTTAACTGCTTCGTCCAGGTCATGGCTACCTGCCCGTGAATGAGCCGGTCATCTACCCGTAGGGCTGTGATCTTTGCCGTAGAATTTTCAAAGGTCTCCTGTACACTCTCTTCTTCCACTTTTGCCTTTTCCGGTTTTTCTTCCTCTTTCTTCCCTATCTCTACCAACTGCAGTTCCTGTCTCGCGTCCTCAATATACTGTCTGATCTCTTCCACTTCCACATCCTCGTCGGCCAACATAATCTGCATCAGGACCGGAAGATTCGTACCGGTGATTAATGTAACATTCTCCTGCTGCGCATATCTTAGCAGTTTCTGATTGACGCTGCCTCCCATCAAGTCCGTAAAAACAAAGATCCGGTCTTCCCTGTGCGCGCTGAAATATTCTTCAAACTGTTTCTCCACGTTATCCTCTGGGGTTACATAGGCGTCGATAGTTGTAATCTTTGCCAGCTCCCCGACAATCAGTTCCGCTGTATACCGAATTCCGGATGCCATCTTCCCATGTGTGGCAATCAAAATCTGTTTCATCCGATATTGTTCTCCTTCCTTTTTCCGGTTTCCT
Proteins encoded in this window:
- a CDS encoding glycoside hydrolase family 13 protein, whose translation is MKDWWKNSVVYQIYPRSFKDSNGDGFGDLPGVIEKLDYLKELGIDVIWLSPVFDSPQDDNGYDIRDYRSVYAGFGTNEDMEELIAQAHKRGIKVVMDLVVNHTSDEHVWFVESRKSRENAYSDYYIWKDPKADGSEPNNWGSSFCGSAWEYSEQRGQYFLHFYSRRQPDLNWENPKVRKEVYDLMKFWMEKGADGWRMDVIASISKEQDFPDYPEEEGRKYYTGKYHSNGPRLHEFIQEMNREVLSKYDCMTVGEAPGSTPEVARLFTDPDRKELNMIFTFEHMNIDRVPGSVNRKWALKPFDLRELKRVMSDWQYKLAGRGWNALYFENHDQPRVISRWGNDTEYREECAKAYATVLHGMQGTPYIYQGEEIGMTNVAFELEEYEDIEVRNAFQELVVNGKSITREEFQKAVWNKSRDNGRTPMQWDDSENAGFTTGTPWFRVSDRYQEINVKNALEKKDSVFYYYKELIRLRHEEPLLTEGEYRLILPEDEHIFAYLRQTEKEGWLVAANLSEKTLPSEPLREFVKEMQEVMIGNYERTGIEGELRPYEAFMMRIR
- a CDS encoding PTS mannose/fructose/sorbose/N-acetylgalactosamine transporter subunit IIC yields the protein MLNAFLVALAVFICVGGAELIGFTMLNRPIVIGPLVGLFLGDLHTGVVVGASLEAVFMGVVNIGGASAAEPGIATAVGAAFAIMLGKGSEVALTLALPIGILGLQIKTVLYIFVVGMFAKTFDRLAAEGKERQIIFLHYGLWTVNWALYSLVAFLGILFGSDAVSALLEAIPEVVMNGLTVCGGLLPAVGMAMLMKMLWDKKICMFYFLGFVLAAYLNLPLIALAVLGVIIAISIGMSDYRMNQLASQRAALPAASGTVETYELDEEEEEFFS
- a CDS encoding PTS mannose/fructose/sorbose transporter subunit IIAB; protein product: MKQILIATHGKMASGIRYTAELIVGELAKITTIDAYVTPEDNVEKQFEEYFSAHREDRIFVFTDLMGGSVNQKLLRYAQQENVTLITGTNLPVLMQIMLADEDVEVEEIRQYIEDARQELQLVEIGKKEEEKPEKAKVEEESVQETFENSTAKITALRVDDRLIHGQVAMTWTKQLRVQGIVVANDAAAGDNTQKMALKMAVPAGIKVLIKPVDEAIRVLNNPKASSMRILVLTRTVTDALKIRKQVGEIEFLNIGNAGRFDGVDVSEKQILSPTIMLTDEEVKSLRELVEMNPKTCMQQVPNDEQKMVKDVLDKWN
- a CDS encoding PTS system mannose/fructose/sorbose family transporter subunit IID, with translation MSNLTKSIPAEERKMLRKAFWRSFTLYAAVSPAKQGASGFCYSLMPFINKFYKKDEEGKKAALARSMSYFNTTITCSTFIMGLVASMEKKNSEQEDFDAASINAVKSSLMGPLAGIGDSIFWGVLRVIAAGIAVGLGTAGNPLAPLVFLILFNVPSILVKYYGTFLGYKLGSEYIQKVYASGLMNILTKAASIVGLIMVGGMTASMVTFHSTFELSMKGESVLNLQSMLDQIFIGIVPLGLTLLCYYLLKKKGISITVLIIGVIIFSILMSLLGIA